The Pseudomonas sp. HOU2 DNA window CGGTCAGCACCGATTGCGCGGTATCAAGGACGATGCGCACTTGCGCGGTCATCGAGATGCGCAAGCGATGGTCGGGATTGGGCACCTCGAACAGCGCGTTGTAGAACACCGCGGTGTTTTGTTTCGGGGTGCCGGCCGGCGGCGTTTCGAGGAAGTTTTGCGGCGCAGGCTCCGTGCCACGCAGCTTGCCGTAATAGCGTTTGTCCTCGCCGAGGATGGTGAAATACACCTGCTGCCCCGGCGCGATATGAATCACGTCGGCCTCCGACACCTGGGCCTTGATGGTCATGGTGTCCAGATCCGCCAGTTTCAGCAGGATCGGCGCCAATTGGTTAGCAATCACGGTCTGGCCTTCCTGGGTGACGATGCCGACCACGTCGCCATCGATCGGCGCAACGATCCGCGTGTACGCGAGGTTGACCTTGGCGGTGTCAATCTGGATATGCGCACTTTTGATCTGCGCATCCAGCGACAGCAGATTGGCCTGCTGCACCTCGTAATCCGATTGCGCGGTCTCGAAATCCTGACGAGATATCGACGCGTCTTCCTGCAGGTTCTGATAGCGCTGGTAAATCGCTTTGGTCTGCTTGAGCTGGGCTTGCGTGGCACGCTTCTGCGCCTGCAGGTTTTCCTCATCGACCTGCGCCTGACGCAGGGTGTTCTGCAGCACCAGCGGATCGATCTCGGCCAGCCACTGGCCCTTCTTCACCTTGTCGCCCACCTTGACCTTGAGCGACTTCAACTGTCCCGACACCTGGGCACCGACGTCCACCTGCTTGACGCCTTCCAGCAAACCGGTGGCGAGCACGGTGTTTTCGATATCCGAGCGTTCGACTGGAGCGGTCTGGTATTTCGGCGCTTCGGCCGGTGCCTGCACCGTGTACAGCACCAGACCGGCCACCGCCGCCAACGCCAACCCCATACCGACTTTGCGCAACTTCGACTTTTCCATAAATAACCACAAGTCCGTTCAGGGATGAACCCGGCCAGCGGCCGGGTCTTGATAGAACAACCACACTCAGGACAGCACTTCGCCGACCGCCAGCGCCAGACCGTCATGCCACCACGCGGCGAAACTGAAGACGTTGGGCGCCTTGAGAATCGTGAAGTGGTTGCCCGGCCCGTACCACACCGCCAGATCGCTGACCTGCCGCTGCCAGCCTGCAAGCACCGCCGCCTGTTCGCGCTGATTGCCCCACTCGTCCAGCGTCGGGTCATCGACCAGCACCAGCCGCACCGGCCCGCTGTAGGCCAGACGCGGTTGATAGACCGTGCGCAAGGCGCTGGCGAACGTGCGGGCCGGGCCGTGCATCGCATTCGGCGCCGCCCGCTCCGACAACACCCCGGCGCGCACCATGCCGTCGTGCAGCAGGCGCAATTGCGTGGTGTCGTCGGCGTTGGCGAAGGTCGCAGGATCGATGCCCAGCGACTTGCCACAGGACAATTGCAGGGTGTCGATCAGCCGTTGCAGCGCGGCAGTGGCGGTGTATGGCTTGCCCGCCGTGCCGTCACCGCCCGGCGCCTCGCTGTCGATCAACGTCAGCGAAGCCACCTCGCGCCCGGCCGCCTGCAACTGCGCCGCCATGGCATGCGCGACCCAGCCGCCGAACGAATGCCCGATCAGGTGCAGCGGCCCCTGTGGGTGAATCTGCTCAATGGCTTGCAGGTAGAACGCCGCAGCGGCTTCGACCGCGCTGTGCGGCACGCTGACGCCATCCAGCCCGCGAGGTTGCAGGCCGATGATCGGCCATTCCGGGCCGATCGCCTCGGTCAGATGAATGAACCCGGTGACACTGTCACCCGCCCCCGGCACACAGAAAATCGGCGCATGCCCCGGCTGCCCGGTCTGAATCGTCAGCAGCGGTTGATACGGTGTCGGCTTCGGCGTCACCAGGGTTTCCAGCGCCTGGGTAATCGCCTGACCGAGTGCCTGGATGTGCGGGTGCTTCATCATCGTCCGGTGATCGCCGGGGATGTCGATGCAACGCAGCAAGCCACTGTCGAAACGCTCTTCCCAGCCACGAGTCGGACTCGGCAATGACTGGCCGTCCATCAACTCCTGGGCACGGAACAGGTGGATCGGCTGGCTCGCCGGGCTGACCCGGTAATGCGCCAGCGCCAGACGATGCGCCGCTTCGCGATCAAAGTAATGCCAGGCGTCCGCCGCGCTGACCGTGGCCAGTTCCGGATCGGTCAGTTGCTGCGCCTGACAGCGCTCGAACAGCTCGGGGAAATCCAGTTGTTCGACTTGCGCTTCCAGTACTTGCACCGCTGCCAGCGCCGCCTCGCTGTCAGCACCAAGCATCAGCGAACGCCCACGGCAATGGCCGAGCAACTGACGCTTGTCGAGGCCCTCGCCGCTCCACATGGCCTTGTCCTGAGCCAACGGATTCGGTGCGTAGCTGTCGAGCATGCCGATGAATTCCACCGGCTCATCAAGGCCGAGCAATTGCTGGGCGACCTCATGCGCCAGCACCCCGCCGAACGACCAGCCTGCCAGCCGGTACGGCCCGTGCGGCTGCACCGAACGGATGATCCCGACCATGCGCTGCGCCATGCACTCCAGCGTGCGCAATTGCGCTTGCCCCAGCGGCACACCGGGCAGGCCGTAAATCGGGAACTCGCCACCGATGTGCTGGGCCAGGGTCGGGAAGTACACGTCGCGGCCGCTGAACTCATGCAGCAGGAACAGCGGCGTACCGTGCGTCCCGGCACGCACCACGACCAGCCCGTCAGGCTGACTGAGCGCCTCGCCCTGACTGAGCAGCGCGGCGGCAGACTCGATGCTCGGATGCTGGAACAGTTCGGCCAGCGACAGCGGCAGGCCGGCCCGTTGCAGCAGATTGATCAGCTTCACCGCCAGCAACGAATGCCCGCCCAGTTCGAAGAAGTTGTCGTGCCGTCCGACCTGTTCGACGCCGAGGACATCAGCCCAGATCTGCGCCAGCGCGGTTTCGACTTCACCCTGTGGCGCCACGTATGGGCGATTGATAACGGCGTCTGCCCCCGGTTCCGGCAGGGCCTTGCGGTCGATCTTGTCGTTCGGTGTCAGCGGCAAAGCGTCGAGCAGCACAAACGCACCCGGCACCATGTACTCCGGCAGACGCTCCAGCACATGCGCGCGCAAGGCCTCCAGACTCGGTTCTGCTGTACCCGAGCGCACGGTGTACCAGGCCACCAGACGCTCATCACGCACCATCACCACCGCCTCGCGAATCGCCGGATGTTCGATCAGCCGTGCCTCGATTTCCCCCGGCTCCAGACGCAGGCCACGCAGCTTGATCTGGAAGTCGTTGCGGCCGAGGAATTCCAGCTCGCCCTCGTGGTTGTAGCGCGCCAGATCGCCAGTGCGGTACAGGCGGTCCCCCGGCACAAACGGGCTGTCGATGAAGCGCTCGGCCTGCATCTCCGGCAAGCCGTGATAACCACGCGCTACGCCGACGCCGCCGATGTGCAACTCACCGCTGACACCTTGTGGCACCGGTTGACCGTACGCATCGAGCACGTACAGCCGAGTGTTGCTCAAGGCTGTACCGATTGGCACCACGTTGTCCGGCACCGGCATATGCGGTTCCAGCGTCCAGCCCGTGCTGTCCACCGTGGTTTCAGTCGGGCCATAGACGTTGTGCAACCGCACCCACGGCAGGCGATCGCGCACTTGGCGGGCCAGCGCCGCGCTGAGTTCGCCGCCACCGTTGAGCACATCGGTCAGGCTGGTGCACTGTTCGACGTCGTCCTGCTCGATGAACTGCTGCAACAGCGCCGGGACGAACTTGACCACCGTCACCTGATGCTCGCGAATGCTCTGCACCACATACGCCGAATCGCGGTTGCCGTCCGGTCGCGCCAGCACCAGTTGCATCCCGGAGCACAGTGGCCAGAAGATCTCCCACACCGAGCTGTCGAAGCTGAACGGCGCTTTTTGCAGCAGCGCGCCGTGTTCGGTCGGCGGACTGAGCTGCGACCCCCAATGCACCATGTTGCAGGCGCTGCGATGCTCGATCATCACGCCCTTCGGCAACCCGGTAGAACCCGAGGTGTAGATCATGTACGCAAGATTCGAAGCACTGAGGCCCGGCACTGGCGAATCGTGATCCGGCAGGTGCTGCCAGGTACTGCGGTCAAGGTCGATCACCGTCACGGCCGCGTCATCGAACAACCCGCGAGTCGCTGTTTGCACCAGCACCGCGGTCGGCGCGCTGTCCTTGAGCATGTACGCCAGGCGTTCCGCCGGGTAGCTCGGATCCAGCGGCACATAGGCACCACCGGCCTTGAGAATGCCGAGCAGACCAACGATCAGATCCAGCCCGCGCTCGACGCAGATCGCCACCCGCGCATCCGGCTGCACACCTTGCGCACGCAGGTGCTGAGCCAGACGATTGGCGCGCTGATTGAGCTCGCGATAGGTCAGGTTTCCCTGCTCCGATTGCAGCGCGATGGCGTCCGGTTTGCGCCGCACCTGCGCTTCAAACAGCGTGTGCAACGGCTGCTCAAGCGGACAATCAACGGCGCTGGCATTGAAGTCGACCAGCAAGCGCTGCTGCTCCTGCGGTGCCAACAAAGGCACTTGCGCCAGCACGGCCTGATCGTCGTTGACCAGCGCCGTCAGCAGTCGCTGGAAGTAGCCGACAAACCGCTGCACCGTCGACTCATCGAACAACGCCGTGGCGTAGCGCAACGAACCGCGAATGCCGTCGTGTGAATCGCCGAGGCTCAGCGACAGATCGAATTTCACAAAATGGCTGTCGCCGGCCACACCTTCCAGGGTCAGGTCGCCGAGGGTCAGGCTCGGATCGTCGTTGTTGTCCCAACTGAGCATGGTCTGGAACAACGCGCTGTGCGACAGGCTACGGACTGGTTTGCTGATGTCCACCACTTGCTCGAACGGCAGATCCTGATGCGCCTGTGCGTCCAGGGTTTGCGCCTTGACCCGTGCCAGCAGCGCCTCGCCGCTCGGCTCGCCCGACGTATCGATGCGCAGCGCCAGGGTGTTGACGAACATGCCGATCAGGCCTTCGATTTCGGCGCGGGTGCGGTTGGCCACCGGCGAGCCGATCACCACATCGTCCTGCCCGGACAAACGGCTGAGCAACATCGCCCAGGCGCTCATGATCACCATGTATGGCGTCACCGCACGACGCTGACACAAGGTTTTCAAACCGGCGCTCAACTGTTCATCGAGCAGCAGGTCGACGCGGCTGCCGGAGTAGTCCTGCTGTGGCGGTCGCGGACGGTCGGTGGGCAGGGTCAGCAAGGCCGGCGCGCCGGCCAGGGTCTGTTGCCAGTAATCGCTCTGGCGCTGCAGCACCTCGCCGCTGAGCCAGCGCCGTTGCCACACTGCGTAATCGGTGTATTGCAGCGCCAGCGGCGGCAACGGATCGTCTTCGCCACGGCTGAACGCCTGATACAGCGCCGCCAGCTCGCGGGTCAGCACGCCCATCGACCAGCCATCAGCGATGATGTGGTGCAGCGTCAGCAACAGCACATGATGGTCGTCAGCCAGACGCACCAGACGTCCGCGCAACAGCGCATCGTGCTGCAGATTGAACGAGGCGCAGGCCTGCTCCTCTATC harbors:
- the macA gene encoding macrolide transporter subunit MacA; translated protein: MEKSKLRKVGMGLALAAVAGLVLYTVQAPAEAPKYQTAPVERSDIENTVLATGLLEGVKQVDVGAQVSGQLKSLKVKVGDKVKKGQWLAEIDPLVLQNTLRQAQVDEENLQAQKRATQAQLKQTKAIYQRYQNLQEDASISRQDFETAQSDYEVQQANLLSLDAQIKSAHIQIDTAKVNLAYTRIVAPIDGDVVGIVTQEGQTVIANQLAPILLKLADLDTMTIKAQVSEADVIHIAPGQQVYFTILGEDKRYYGKLRGTEPAPQNFLETPPAGTPKQNTAVFYNALFEVPNPDHRLRISMTAQVRIVLDTAQSVLTVPVAALGPRNADGSFPVRVLDAKGQAQSRNVQTGINNNVKVQINQGLSEGERVVIGDPLPAVAGA